TTCTGCGCCGTAGGCTCCTCGGGGTCCGCCGCGTGGCCGCCGCAGGGATCATCATTCTGGCTGGCTGGTACGAAAACCGGGTGGGCGAGGCCTTGATGCTGGCGGACATGGGCATTGTCTCCTTTGCCGCCGTGCTGCAGTTTGCGCCAGCCCTGCTCCTTGGGCTTTTCTGGCGCAACGCGGGGAGGATGGGGGCGATTTTGGGACTCGGGGGCGGACTTCTGACCTGGCTGTACACCATGATCGTGCCGGCCCTGGCCCGTTCCGGGCGACTGCCCGGGGGCCTCCTGGAGCAGGGCCTCTTCGGAATTCCCGGCCTGCGTCCCGAGGCCCTGTTCGGTCTGGCGGACATGGACCGGGTTACCCATGCCGTGTTCTGGTCCCTGGCGGTCAATGTCGGGCTGTTTGCGGCCGGGAGCATCTTTTTTCGCCAAAACGGCCAGGACCGGCGGGCGGCCGACATCTTTTCCGCCTCGGGGAAAGACCACAGCGCGACCTTCGACAGCCACCTGGAAAAAAACATCGATTTCGGCCACAAGCGCCGTGTCCTGGCCGGACTCCTGGAGGCCTATTTCCCGGAAGGTGAGGCGGCGGCCATGGTGAACCGCCGGGCGGCCGCGTTGGGCCTGGCCGACCAGGGACGCATGAGCGTGCTGGAACTGGCCAACCTGCATCAGGCCGTGGAGGCCGAACTGGCCGGGGCCGTGGGGGCGGCGGCGGCCAGCCAGGCGCTGCCTGTCAGCCAAGTCTTCACCCCGAGGCAGCGCGAGGAGCTGTCCGAGGCCTATGGCCGCCTGCTGGCAGAGTTGCGCTTAAGCCCCGAGGAGCTGGTGGCCCGCATCGACTTCCACCGCGAACGCGAACGACTCATGCGCGACTATTCCCGGGAACTGGAGGCCCGGGTGGAGGAGCGCACCCGGGATTTGGCGGCAAAGGCCGGGGAGCTGGCCACGGCCAATGAGCGGCTCTGTGAACTCGACCGCATGAAATCCGCCTTCCTGTCCTCGGTTTCCCACGAACTGCGCACGCCCCTGACCTCCATCATGGGCTTCGCCCGCCTGGTGGCCCGGGATTATCACAAGACCTTCGCCCCCCTGGCCGGGCAGGATGCGGATGTCCTCAAAAAGGCCCGCCGGGCCGTAGAAAACATGGAGATCATCCGGGTCGAGGCGGCGCGCCTGACCCAGCTTGTGGATGACGTGCTGGATCTGACCTACATCGAGGACGGGCGCATGGTCTGGCGCGACGCCCCCCTGTCGCCGTCGGATCTGGCGACGGAGGCGGCGAAGGCCCTCAAGCCGGGGCTTCAGGAACATCCAGCCTTGTCCTTGCGTCTGGATGTCCCCGGGGACATGCCGCAGGTCATGGCTGACCGGGAGCGCCTGCTTCAGGTCCTGGGCAACCTGCTGTCCAACGCCGTCAAGTTTTCCCGGGCCGGGGAGATCGTGCTCGGGGCGCGGATCATGCCGGAGGGCGGGGTGGGGTTTTTCGTCTCGGACCAGGGGCCGGGAGTGCCCGAGGCGGACAGGGAGCGGATTTTCGAAAAATTCCACCAAAAAGACCGTAGCGGCGATCCGCGCGACAAACCCCGGGGCACCGGGCTTGGCCTGTCCATCTGCAAAGGCGTGGCGACCCGCTACGGCGGCCGGATATGGGTGACGGATCGTCCCGGCGGGGGCAGCGTGTTCTGGGTCTGGCTGCCCCCGGGGGTGTTGGTGTGGGATGCCTAGCCTTTACGGAGGTCAGGCCGGGCTGACGGCCACGGCAAATTTCTTTAAAAACGTCACGGGATTGTACGACATCTTGGCCTTGCGCAAGCCCTCGTCGCCCAGATCCTGCTCCCGGTTGACAAAGGCGAAGCCGTGGCCGCGATCAGCCAGAAACATCTGGTTGACGGCCTGATAGACGCCCTTGAATTCCGGCCGACCCTTTTCGAAATGGATGACCAGCATGTCGTCGGACAGGGCCTCGGCCACGGTGTAGGCCACAACCTCTCCCTCCACCCGCAGCACTCCGCCGAACAGGCCGCCGCCCAGGCGGTCCCAGTTCTGGAGCACCCGGGTGATGGCCCGGTTTTCGGCCAAAAGGGTGCCGGGATCCTCGCAGTCGCGCCAGGTGCACCACTGGCGCTGCATGTCCAGGGTGGCCTC
Above is a genomic segment from Desulfolutivibrio sulfodismutans DSM 3696 containing:
- a CDS encoding ATP-binding protein gives rise to the protein MFGATATVLALGGYVLLLFLLALWVENKSPRARALSRSPLVYSLSLGVYCTSWTFYGSVGMAVTSGVLIYTTYLGPTLAAFFWPVLLPRMIRLKNRLHSTSIADFISARYGKSPVVAALAAILALLGVAPYLALQLRSVISAFSIVAGPGLTMVGDLLGAAVVLCMILFTLLFGLRRLDPTERHPGMMAVVAAESAVKLMALTGVGLFVVFGVNDGFADLFARAGASGRLPPTLPEGAEGYVRWTSFLILSASAALFLPRQFHVAVVENASAGHVRMVTWFFPLYLFCSTLFILPIAVQGLLSGLPREVADTYVLRLPMLHDRPWLTLLVFLGGFSAAAGMIMVSSVTLATMAVNHLLLPLADMASPLHFLRRRLLGVRRVAAAGIIILAGWYENRVGEALMLADMGIVSFAAVLQFAPALLLGLFWRNAGRMGAILGLGGGLLTWLYTMIVPALARSGRLPGGLLEQGLFGIPGLRPEALFGLADMDRVTHAVFWSLAVNVGLFAAGSIFFRQNGQDRRAADIFSASGKDHSATFDSHLEKNIDFGHKRRVLAGLLEAYFPEGEAAAMVNRRAAALGLADQGRMSVLELANLHQAVEAELAGAVGAAAASQALPVSQVFTPRQREELSEAYGRLLAELRLSPEELVARIDFHRERERLMRDYSRELEARVEERTRDLAAKAGELATANERLCELDRMKSAFLSSVSHELRTPLTSIMGFARLVARDYHKTFAPLAGQDADVLKKARRAVENMEIIRVEAARLTQLVDDVLDLTYIEDGRMVWRDAPLSPSDLATEAAKALKPGLQEHPALSLRLDVPGDMPQVMADRERLLQVLGNLLSNAVKFSRAGEIVLGARIMPEGGVGFFVSDQGPGVPEADRERIFEKFHQKDRSGDPRDKPRGTGLGLSICKGVATRYGGRIWVTDRPGGGSVFWVWLPPGVLVWDA